Part of the Impatiens glandulifera chromosome 8, dImpGla2.1, whole genome shotgun sequence genome is shown below.
ATTCCAACTCCAACCAACTTATTATATTCCCACAAGACCAAGATTCCTTCTCCAAGTTCACAAAAACTGTTCAGCAAAGGAACCCTTCTGTCAAAAGTTTGATCTCTATTGGGGGTGGAAATGCTGACAAATCTGCTTATGCTTCCATGGCTAGCCAGGCTAGGAAGCGTAAGACATTCATTGATTCATCGATCAATTTGGCTAGGACTTATGGCTTTCATGGCCTTGATCTTGATTGGGAATACCCAACAGATAGCGCTCAAATGACCAATTTCGGAATCCTCATTGATGAGTGGCGTGTAGCAGTTGCAGCCGAGGCTAGGAACTCCGGTAGAGAGGCTCTGCTTTTGACAGCAGCAGTCTCCTTTGGACCGAAAGTGGACGGATGGTTGAGCTATCCTTATTCCTCAATAACCAAAAGTTTAGACTGGATTAATGTTATGTCTTATGACTTTTATGATCCTAAACGGGCCAATGACAGAGCACAAACACGCGAACATGCTGCTCTATATGACCCTGATAGTTCAATAAGTGGAAGAAATGGAATAAGGGATTGGATCCAATCAGCTGGGGTGAATTGGAATAAGATTGTTATCGGTATACCCTATTATGGGTATGGTTGGAAGCTTGTAAACCCTAATATTCACGGGCTTTTAGCCCCGGCAGATGGTCCGTTTAGGAGTGGCGAATCTTCAATTGGGTACAACCAGATCAGGGATTTTATCACACAAAACAGAGCATCCTCTGTTTATAATGCCACAATCGTTGCGGATTATAGTTATGCTGGTACCACATGGATTGGTTACGACGGTACTCAAAGTGTCCAAGCCAAGGTCGCTTATGCTAAGAGTAAAGCATTGCGCGGTTACTTTGCGTGGCACGTAGGTGCGGATTACAACTGGGAGCTTTCCAAAACCggtatttttcttctttctcgaTGGATTTATTCACATCGCCTTTTTTAAAACTTGAAACTAAAAACTTACAAGTGTTTCTTAACATTTTTTGCTGCAGCTTCACAAACATTCAGAAACATGGGGAATGGAGATGATGATGGAATATATGATGAAGGAAGTG
Proteins encoded:
- the LOC124911115 gene encoding class V chitinase-like — translated: MASKTIISLVLTLLTLSQLMHLSFGQTVKAAYWFRASEFPLSSIDSTFFTHLFCAFANLDSNSNQLIIFPQDQDSFSKFTKTVQQRNPSVKSLISIGGGNADKSAYASMASQARKRKTFIDSSINLARTYGFHGLDLDWEYPTDSAQMTNFGILIDEWRVAVAAEARNSGREALLLTAAVSFGPKVDGWLSYPYSSITKSLDWINVMSYDFYDPKRANDRAQTREHAALYDPDSSISGRNGIRDWIQSAGVNWNKIVIGIPYYGYGWKLVNPNIHGLLAPADGPFRSGESSIGYNQIRDFITQNRASSVYNATIVADYSYAGTTWIGYDGTQSVQAKVAYAKSKALRGYFAWHVGADYNWELSKTASQTFRNMGNGDDDGIYDEGSVINKLHKLFNFK